In the genome of Paracoccus tegillarcae, one region contains:
- a CDS encoding TRAP transporter small permease: MLDNFEKIVCAVLLLGMTALGFANIVVRYGTSHSFAATEELLTGGFVLLTVFGAAIAARRGEHLAVELISDLLPPAARRVVIVLAAGLSILLLAASVWFTIGLVQNQLSTGMKSYALNLPLWWYSAAVPVGFAMVLIRYVQALMRGPERDE; the protein is encoded by the coding sequence TTGCTGGACAATTTCGAAAAGATTGTCTGCGCGGTCTTGCTGCTTGGCATGACCGCGCTTGGCTTTGCCAATATCGTGGTGCGTTACGGCACCAGCCATTCCTTTGCCGCGACCGAGGAATTGCTGACCGGCGGTTTCGTCCTGCTGACCGTCTTTGGCGCGGCCATTGCGGCGCGGCGCGGCGAACATCTGGCGGTCGAACTGATTTCCGATCTGCTGCCACCCGCCGCGCGTCGCGTTGTGATCGTGTTGGCTGCGGGATTGTCGATCCTGCTGCTGGCGGCCTCGGTCTGGTTCACCATCGGACTGGTGCAGAACCAGCTGTCCACCGGCATGAAAAGCTATGCGCTGAACCTGCCTTTGTGGTGGTATTCGGCGGCCGTGCCGGTCGGGTTCGCCATGGTCCTGATCCGCTATGTTCAGGCGCTTATGCGGGGGCCAGAACGCGATGAGTGA
- a CDS encoding TRAP transporter substrate-binding protein — MTKDTPKPAVSRRSFIRRGGAIAGGAAASTLIAAPAVLAQSPLVLKMQTSWPASDIWQTMAQQYVDRVQAMSGGRIQIDLLPAGAVVGAFQVMDGVSDGVIDIAHSVSAYWYGKNKAASLFGTGPVFGGDPTNMLSWFYQGGGRELYAELTQDIMGLNVVGLMAFPMPAQPFGWFKNPITGIDDIQGMKYRTVGLAADLLQSMGMSVAQLPGGEIVPAMERGVIDAFEFNNPSSDMRFGAQDVAKNYYMGSYHQASEAFEFLFNRDVMEDLEPDLRAILEHGVEAASTANTAYALDNYSADLLKLRDESGVSIHKTPQDILQAQLDAWSEMITTLEADETIKKIMGSQRDWVKRTVFYELMDKPDYALAYEHFFPGELKI, encoded by the coding sequence ATGACCAAAGATACACCGAAGCCGGCGGTTTCGCGCCGCTCGTTTATTCGCCGTGGCGGCGCCATTGCCGGCGGCGCGGCTGCCAGTACATTGATCGCAGCGCCTGCCGTTCTGGCACAGTCACCACTGGTGCTGAAGATGCAGACCAGCTGGCCGGCATCCGACATCTGGCAGACCATGGCCCAGCAATATGTCGACCGCGTGCAGGCCATGTCGGGGGGACGCATTCAGATCGACCTTCTGCCCGCAGGTGCGGTCGTCGGCGCATTTCAGGTGATGGACGGCGTCAGCGATGGCGTCATCGACATCGCGCATTCCGTCAGCGCCTATTGGTATGGCAAGAACAAGGCCGCCTCGCTGTTCGGCACCGGCCCCGTCTTTGGTGGCGACCCCACCAATATGCTCAGCTGGTTCTATCAGGGCGGCGGGCGCGAGCTTTATGCAGAGCTGACCCAGGATATCATGGGTCTGAACGTCGTGGGTCTGATGGCCTTCCCGATGCCGGCGCAGCCGTTCGGCTGGTTCAAGAACCCGATCACGGGGATCGACGATATCCAGGGCATGAAATACCGCACCGTCGGCCTGGCCGCTGACCTGCTGCAATCCATGGGCATGTCCGTGGCCCAGTTGCCCGGCGGCGAGATCGTTCCCGCGATGGAACGTGGCGTGATCGACGCGTTCGAGTTCAACAACCCGTCCTCGGACATGCGCTTTGGTGCGCAGGATGTGGCCAAGAACTATTACATGGGCTCTTATCACCAGGCGTCGGAAGCGTTTGAATTCCTGTTCAACCGCGACGTCATGGAAGATCTGGAACCTGATCTGCGCGCCATCCTTGAGCACGGCGTCGAGGCTGCCTCGACCGCCAATACGGCTTATGCGCTGGACAACTATTCGGCCGACCTGCTGAAGCTGCGCGATGAAAGCGGTGTGAGCATCCACAAGACCCCGCAGGATATCCTGCAGGCGCAGCTGGATGCCTGGTCCGAGATGATCACCACGCTGGAGGCCGATGAAACGATCAAGAAGATCATGGGCAGCCAGCGTGACTGGGTGAAGCGGACGGTCTTCTACGAACTCATGGACAAGCCTGATTATGCATTGGCCTATGAGCATTTCTTCCCCGGCGAACTGAAGATCTGA
- a CDS encoding DctP family TRAP transporter solute-binding subunit has translation MYTKFSVGLATALAFALPVSAETLRLSHNVGDTTTWQQGAEKFGELLAAETDGAYDVRVFPNAQLAGGDQMKQAEMTGRGAIDVVLTSAINVTPLAPEMAAFSLPYLYADYAAVDRTTAGKAGDKMEEIMAGHGIHILAWGENGFREVTNSKRPIKTPADMEGLKMRVAGPMYIDVMNDLGANPQQMQWSETFPALQQGVVDGQENPIGAVIIPQRVYEVQTYITPWHYSYDPLFLGISKERWDAMDDATKAQFQTAADEAMAYQIDISRKATDEGLAFLKEQGMEVTELTPEELQAFKDATKPSFDTWSEKVGADIVQLFTDEANAAQ, from the coding sequence ATGTATACGAAATTTTCAGTCGGTCTGGCCACTGCGCTGGCCTTCGCATTGCCGGTATCAGCCGAAACGCTGCGGCTGTCGCACAATGTCGGTGACACCACGACCTGGCAGCAGGGCGCCGAGAAATTTGGTGAATTGCTGGCCGCCGAAACGGACGGCGCCTATGACGTCCGCGTCTTCCCCAATGCTCAGTTGGCCGGTGGCGACCAGATGAAGCAGGCCGAGATGACCGGGCGCGGCGCCATTGACGTCGTGCTGACCTCGGCCATCAACGTCACCCCGTTGGCGCCGGAAATGGCTGCCTTTTCGCTGCCCTACCTGTACGCTGATTACGCCGCCGTGGATCGCACCACCGCAGGCAAGGCCGGCGACAAGATGGAAGAGATCATGGCAGGCCACGGCATCCATATTCTTGCATGGGGCGAGAACGGCTTTCGCGAGGTCACCAATTCCAAGCGCCCGATCAAAACGCCCGCCGATATGGAAGGGCTGAAAATGCGCGTGGCCGGGCCGATGTATATCGACGTGATGAATGATCTGGGCGCGAACCCGCAGCAGATGCAGTGGTCCGAGACCTTCCCGGCACTGCAACAAGGCGTGGTCGACGGGCAGGAAAATCCGATCGGCGCGGTGATCATCCCGCAGCGCGTCTATGAGGTACAGACCTACATCACGCCCTGGCATTACAGCTATGACCCGCTGTTCCTTGGCATCAGCAAAGAACGTTGGGACGCCATGGACGACGCCACCAAGGCGCAGTTCCAGACAGCCGCGGACGAGGCGATGGCCTATCAGATCGACATCAGCCGCAAGGCGACCGATGAGGGGCTGGCCTTCCTGAAGGAACAGGGGATGGAGGTCACCGAACTGACGCCTGAGGAACTGCAGGCCTTCAAGGATGCGACCAAGCCCAGCTTTGACACCTGGTCCGAAAAGGTTGGCGCAGATATTGTGCAACTGTTCACCGACGAAGCCAACGCGGCGCAATAA